In a genomic window of Rhododendron vialii isolate Sample 1 chromosome 12a, ASM3025357v1:
- the LOC131309359 gene encoding uncharacterized protein LOC131309359 produces MEEELKTKIEEIKTKNKELKEREDVFQKKMEEAEAQNKELRERIKVMEVTQVVDLHKMEEELKTKIEELKTKNKELKEREDAFQTKMEEVEAQNKELRERIIVIEKKGNISGEEGLISLGFHGGKEGAYWAYRADGPTMQISVRYGQVIDSLLFKSKSCDCVERSVKIGDSGGYTTVTFCINSSVEQLLSISLTYEDCCGEGTIISLCFNTKKYYPKMIQNTLFMTDHKRLMYLRPIISNVFWDISG; encoded by the exons ATGGAGGAAGAGCTGAAGACTAAAATTGAAGAGATaaagactaaaaataaagagttgaaGGAGAGGGAGGATGTATTTCAAAAGAAGATGGAGGAGGCAGAAGCACAGAATAAAGAGCTGAGGGAGAGGATCAAAGTGATGGAAGTGACACAG GTGGTTGACTTACACAAGATGGAGGAAGAGTTGAAGACTAAAATCGAAGAGTTGaagactaaaaataaagagttgaaGGAGAGGGAGGATGCATTTCAAACGAAGATGGAAGAGGTGGAAGCACAGAATAAAGAGCTGAGGGAGAGGATCATAGTGATAGAGAAAAAG GGCAATATTAGCGGTGAAGAAGGATTGATATCTTTAGGATTTCACGGAGGAAAAGAGGGTGCATATTGGGCTTATAGGGCTGATGGGCCTACAATGCAAATAAGTGTTCGTTATGGACAAGTTATCGATTCACTTCTGTTCAAAAGTAAAAGTTGTGATTGCGTAGAACGCTCTGTGAAAATTGGCGATTCTGGTGGCTATACGACTGTAACG ttttgcatcaaCAGTTCAGTAGAGCAACTCTTGTCTATAAGCCTGACATACGAAGACTGCTGTGGAGAAGGGACAATCATATCGCTCTGTTTTAATACAAAGAAATATTACCCTAAAATGATCCAGAATACATTATTTATGACCGATCATAAGAGACTGATGTATTTACGACCGATCATAAGTAATGTATTCTGGGATATTTCCGGATAA